From the Saccharobesus litoralis genome, one window contains:
- a CDS encoding YbhB/YbcL family Raf kinase inhibitor-like protein, whose translation MSIYQRVLTTLSFLTFSFITLPTLAADFVLTSQDIKADQQMSQLFEFNGFGCSGQDLSPHLAWKNAPKGTKSFAITVYDPDAPTGSGWWHWQVVNIPNDVHELAQGVGEVKSDSMPQGSQQITNDYGSKAFGGACPPKGHGLHRYQFTVHALKVEKLELPANASGALTGYMINANAIASATLEALYQR comes from the coding sequence ATGTCTATTTATCAACGCGTGTTGACCACGCTTAGCTTTCTAACTTTTAGTTTTATCACATTACCGACTTTAGCCGCTGATTTTGTTTTAACAAGCCAAGATATTAAAGCGGACCAACAAATGAGCCAGTTATTTGAATTCAATGGATTTGGCTGTTCTGGGCAAGATTTGTCACCGCATTTAGCATGGAAAAATGCGCCGAAAGGCACCAAAAGTTTTGCGATTACTGTGTATGATCCAGATGCACCAACGGGCAGTGGCTGGTGGCATTGGCAAGTGGTTAATATTCCGAATGATGTGCATGAACTGGCTCAAGGTGTTGGTGAAGTAAAAAGCGACTCAATGCCGCAGGGTAGTCAGCAAATCACTAATGATTATGGTAGTAAAGCGTTTGGCGGTGCTTGCCCACCAAAAGGTCATGGTTTGCATCGATACCAATTTACCGTACATGCGTTAAAGGTAGAAAAGTTAGAGTTACCTGCAAACGCCAGTGGTGCATTGACCGGTTATATGATTAACGCTAATGCTATCGCGAGTGCTACGTTAGAAGCCTTGTATCAAAGGTAA